A stretch of Gemmatimonadota bacterium DNA encodes these proteins:
- the gspG gene encoding type II secretion system major pseudopilin GspG: MSRKHDRRAFTLMELLVVIAIIATLAAIVAPSIFRNLGDAKTSAAQSQIEILSLALNSYRLDNGDYPSQAQGLIALRVAPTGADAPPNWRGPYLTRDIPLDPWRRPYVYTFPGVENRGGFDLYTLGKDGKPGGDDEDADVTSWGGPVHQ; encoded by the coding sequence GCGTTCACGTTGATGGAGCTGCTCGTAGTTATTGCAATCATTGCGACGCTGGCAGCGATCGTTGCACCGTCCATCTTCCGCAACCTCGGTGACGCAAAGACCAGTGCGGCGCAGAGCCAGATAGAAATTCTCTCGCTTGCTCTCAATTCCTACCGGCTCGATAACGGGGACTATCCGTCGCAGGCGCAGGGGCTGATTGCGCTACGCGTCGCGCCGACAGGCGCCGATGCGCCACCCAACTGGCGCGGTCCATATCTGACGCGTGACATACCCCTGGATCCGTGGCGCCGGCCCTACGTGTACACCTTCCCTGGTGTGGAGAATCGGGGAGGCTTCGACCTGTACACACTCGGCAAGGACGGCAAACCCGGCGGTGATGATGAAGATGCGGACGTCACCTCGTGGGGCGGCCCGGTGCACCAATGA